In one window of Arachis ipaensis cultivar K30076 chromosome B06, Araip1.1, whole genome shotgun sequence DNA:
- the LOC107605755 gene encoding uncharacterized protein At5g08430 isoform X4 gives MDDDVYDGSFWVEEINGEVQLETPMRKKRKYVKRKKEYDGWGSTNLIQFLQSLGFDTSRQITQNEAAALINEYVRENSLQHPTKKKRIVCDKRLHLLFGRKTIGRLKINALLESHFAANCVESDDDIYFNSDDDDNSPACETPRTTTASSERKSQPRGRVVEKPKSCFAAIVPFNIKLVYLKRSLVQELVKDPETFETKVVGSFIRVRCDPNDYLQKNSHQLLQVTGLEEGSNEDILLRASGFVEDISIQMLSDDNFTEEECEDLHQRVKDGLLKKPMIADIEKMARILHEDVTKHWLARELVQLKHLIDRANEKGWRKELDEYLRKREKLQNPDEQERLLREVPQVIAEDLESESISPEDPDENVENHVEEFWQPTSKQPSKDTDFFSYKDTKLLDVPNPAKPESDSPTSILGRSGSSEVPFFNVATNGSMFNSISHGTAAENHQQQPEQLIGFPYKNGVVSNPEQLIDFAHKNDGVSKAEQLLNFALKTNGVSKPAESNGFRISVAQQAEPAPPSQPQVIELSDDDDDDESDQPIITKEVWKEGESPSDGGLLVKILQSLPPFHI, from the exons ATGGATGACGATGTTTATGATGGGTCCTTCTGGGTTGAGGAAATTAATGGCGAGGTTCAGCTTGAGACTCCTAtgagaaagaaaaggaaatatGTTAAGAGAAAGAAGGAATACGATGGTTGGGGATCAACCAATCTTATTCAGTTTCTCCAATCTCTCGGTTTTGACACAAGCAGGCAGATAACTCAGAATGAGGCTGCTGCGCTCATAAATGAGTATGTTAGGGAGAATAGCCTTCAGCATCCTACCAAAAAGAAGAGAATTGTCTGTGACAAGAGGCTGCATTTGTTGTTCGGAAGGAAGACAATTGGCCGGTTGAAGATCAATGCTTTGCTCGAGTCCCACTTTGCCGCAAACTGTGTTGAATCGGACGATGATATCTACTTCAATTCGGATGATGATGATAATTCCCCGGCATGTGAAACTCCAAGAACGACAACGGCTTCTTCGGAGAGGAAAAGTCAACCGAGGGGACGGGTTGTGGAAAAACCCAAGAGCTGTTTCGCAGCCATTGTTCCTTTCAATATCAAACTTGTTTACTTGAAGAGAAGTCTTGTTCAGGAGCTTGTGAAGGACCCCGAAACATTTGAGACTAAAGTAGTTGGAAGCTTCATAAGAGTCAGATGTGACCCGAATGACTATCTTCAGAAAAACTCTCACCAGCTGCTGCAAGTAACAG GTTTAGAGGAGGGCTCAAATGAGGATATCCTCCTGCGAGCCTCTGGCTTTGTTGAAGACATCAGCATTCAAATGCTTTCAGATGATAACTTCACTGAG GAGGAGTGTGAGGATTTGCATCAAAGGGTAAAAGATGGCTTGCTCAAGAAACCCATGATT GCGGATATAGAGAAGATGGCAAGAATATTGCATGAGGATGTGACTAAGCAT TGGCTTGCAAGAGAACTTGTGCAGTTAAAACATCTAATTGATCGAGCTAATGAAAAGGGTTGGCGTAAAGA ACTGGATGAGTACCTACGGAAAAGGGAGAAGCTTCAGAATCCAGATGAACAGGAACGGTTATTGCGCGAAGTTCCTCAAGTTATTGCTGAGGATCTAGAATCAGAATCTATTTCACCAGAGGATCCAGATGAAAATGTAGAAAACCATGTAGAAGAGTTTTGGCAGCCTACCAGCAAGCAACCATCTAAAGATACAGATTTTTTCTCATACAAGGATACAAAACTACTGGATGTGCCGAATCCTGCAAAACCAGAAAGCGATTCTCCAACATCAATTCTTGGTCGCAGTGGATCATCAGAAGTTCCTTTTTTCAATGTGGCAACAAATGGAAGTATGTTTAACTCCATTTCTCATGGAACTGCTGCAG AAAATCATCAACAGCAGCCAGAGCAACTAATAGGCTTTCCATATAAAAATGGTGTTGTGTCTAACCCAGAACAATTAATAGACTTTGCACATAAGAATGATGGTGTGTCTAAGGCAGAACAACTATTAAACTTTGCATTGAAGACTAATGGGGTGTCTAAGCCAGCTGAATCGAATGGATTTAGGATCTCTGTAGCACAGCAGGCCGAGCCAGCACCACCATCTCAACCGCAGGTTATAGAGCTGAGTGACGACGACGATGACGATGAAAGTGATCAACCAATCATTACAAAAGAG GTTTGGAAGGAAGGTGAAAGTCCTAGTGATGGTGGACTATTGGTGAAAATTCTTCAATCTTTACCACCTTTTCACATTTAA
- the LOC107605755 gene encoding uncharacterized protein At5g08430 isoform X3: MDDDVYDGSFWVEEINGEVQLETPMRKKRKYVKRKKEYDGWGSTNLIQFLQSLGFDTSRQITQNEAAALINEYVRENSLQHPTKKKRIVCDKRLHLLFGRKTIGRLKINALLESHFAANCVESDDDIYFNSDDDDNSPACETPRTTTASSERKSQPRGRVVEKPKSCFAAIVPFNIKLVYLKRSLVQELVKDPETFETKVVGSFIRVRCDPNDYLQKNSHQLLQVTGLEEGSNEDILLRASGFVEDISIQMLSDDNFTEEECEDLHQRVKDGLLKKPMIADIEKMARILHEDVTKHWLARELVQLKHLIDRANEKGWRKELDEYLRKREKLQNPDEQERLLREVPQVIAEDLESESISPEDPDENVENHVEEFWQPTSKQPSKDTDFFSYKDTKLLDVPNPAKPESDSPTSILGRSGSSEVPFFNVATNGKNHQQQPEQLIGFPYKNGVVSNPEQLIDFAHKNDGVSKAEQLLNFALKTNGVSKPAESNGFRISVAQQAEPAPPSQPQVIELSDDDDDDESDQPIITKEVQPFNQLKIWYYKDPQGNVQGPFDLISLKRWSDANYFPSDFKVWKEGESPSDGGLLVKILQSLPPFHI, encoded by the exons ATGGATGACGATGTTTATGATGGGTCCTTCTGGGTTGAGGAAATTAATGGCGAGGTTCAGCTTGAGACTCCTAtgagaaagaaaaggaaatatGTTAAGAGAAAGAAGGAATACGATGGTTGGGGATCAACCAATCTTATTCAGTTTCTCCAATCTCTCGGTTTTGACACAAGCAGGCAGATAACTCAGAATGAGGCTGCTGCGCTCATAAATGAGTATGTTAGGGAGAATAGCCTTCAGCATCCTACCAAAAAGAAGAGAATTGTCTGTGACAAGAGGCTGCATTTGTTGTTCGGAAGGAAGACAATTGGCCGGTTGAAGATCAATGCTTTGCTCGAGTCCCACTTTGCCGCAAACTGTGTTGAATCGGACGATGATATCTACTTCAATTCGGATGATGATGATAATTCCCCGGCATGTGAAACTCCAAGAACGACAACGGCTTCTTCGGAGAGGAAAAGTCAACCGAGGGGACGGGTTGTGGAAAAACCCAAGAGCTGTTTCGCAGCCATTGTTCCTTTCAATATCAAACTTGTTTACTTGAAGAGAAGTCTTGTTCAGGAGCTTGTGAAGGACCCCGAAACATTTGAGACTAAAGTAGTTGGAAGCTTCATAAGAGTCAGATGTGACCCGAATGACTATCTTCAGAAAAACTCTCACCAGCTGCTGCAAGTAACAG GTTTAGAGGAGGGCTCAAATGAGGATATCCTCCTGCGAGCCTCTGGCTTTGTTGAAGACATCAGCATTCAAATGCTTTCAGATGATAACTTCACTGAG GAGGAGTGTGAGGATTTGCATCAAAGGGTAAAAGATGGCTTGCTCAAGAAACCCATGATT GCGGATATAGAGAAGATGGCAAGAATATTGCATGAGGATGTGACTAAGCAT TGGCTTGCAAGAGAACTTGTGCAGTTAAAACATCTAATTGATCGAGCTAATGAAAAGGGTTGGCGTAAAGA ACTGGATGAGTACCTACGGAAAAGGGAGAAGCTTCAGAATCCAGATGAACAGGAACGGTTATTGCGCGAAGTTCCTCAAGTTATTGCTGAGGATCTAGAATCAGAATCTATTTCACCAGAGGATCCAGATGAAAATGTAGAAAACCATGTAGAAGAGTTTTGGCAGCCTACCAGCAAGCAACCATCTAAAGATACAGATTTTTTCTCATACAAGGATACAAAACTACTGGATGTGCCGAATCCTGCAAAACCAGAAAGCGATTCTCCAACATCAATTCTTGGTCGCAGTGGATCATCAGAAGTTCCTTTTTTCAATGTGGCAACAAATGGAA AAAATCATCAACAGCAGCCAGAGCAACTAATAGGCTTTCCATATAAAAATGGTGTTGTGTCTAACCCAGAACAATTAATAGACTTTGCACATAAGAATGATGGTGTGTCTAAGGCAGAACAACTATTAAACTTTGCATTGAAGACTAATGGGGTGTCTAAGCCAGCTGAATCGAATGGATTTAGGATCTCTGTAGCACAGCAGGCCGAGCCAGCACCACCATCTCAACCGCAGGTTATAGAGCTGAGTGACGACGACGATGACGATGAAAGTGATCAACCAATCATTACAAAAGAGGTTCAACCTTTTAATCAGTTGAAGATATGGTATTATAAAGATCCACAGGGAAATGTACAAGGACCATTTGACCTAATTTCCCTAAAACGTTGGAGTGATGCTAATTACTTTCCTTCTGATTTCAAGGTTTGGAAGGAAGGTGAAAGTCCTAGTGATGGTGGACTATTGGTGAAAATTCTTCAATCTTTACCACCTTTTCACATTTAA
- the LOC107605755 gene encoding uncharacterized protein At5g08430 isoform X2, translating to MDDDVYDGSFWVEEINGEVQLETPMRKKRKYVKRKKEYDGWGSTNLIQFLQSLGFDTSRQITQNEAAALINEYVRENSLQHPTKKKRIVCDKRLHLLFGRKTIGRLKINALLESHFAANCVESDDDIYFNSDDDDNSPACETPRTTTASSERKSQPRGRVVEKPKSCFAAIVPFNIKLVYLKRSLVQELVKDPETFETKVVGSFIRVRCDPNDYLQKNSHQLLQVTGLEEGSNEDILLRASGFVEDISIQMLSDDNFTEEECEDLHQRVKDGLLKKPMIADIEKMARILHEDVTKHWLARELVQLKHLIDRANEKGWRKELDEYLRKREKLQNPDEQERLLREVPQVIAEDLESESISPEDPDENVENHVEEFWQPTSKQPSKDTDFFSYKDTKLLDVPNPAKPESDSPTSILGRSGSSEVPFFNVATNGSMFNSISHGTAADHQQQPEQLIGFPYKNGVVSNPEQLIDFAHKNDGVSKAEQLLNFALKTNGVSKPAESNGFRISVAQQAEPAPPSQPQVIELSDDDDDDESDQPIITKEVQPFNQLKIWYYKDPQGNVQGPFDLISLKRWSDANYFPSDFKVWKEGESPSDGGLLVKILQSLPPFHI from the exons ATGGATGACGATGTTTATGATGGGTCCTTCTGGGTTGAGGAAATTAATGGCGAGGTTCAGCTTGAGACTCCTAtgagaaagaaaaggaaatatGTTAAGAGAAAGAAGGAATACGATGGTTGGGGATCAACCAATCTTATTCAGTTTCTCCAATCTCTCGGTTTTGACACAAGCAGGCAGATAACTCAGAATGAGGCTGCTGCGCTCATAAATGAGTATGTTAGGGAGAATAGCCTTCAGCATCCTACCAAAAAGAAGAGAATTGTCTGTGACAAGAGGCTGCATTTGTTGTTCGGAAGGAAGACAATTGGCCGGTTGAAGATCAATGCTTTGCTCGAGTCCCACTTTGCCGCAAACTGTGTTGAATCGGACGATGATATCTACTTCAATTCGGATGATGATGATAATTCCCCGGCATGTGAAACTCCAAGAACGACAACGGCTTCTTCGGAGAGGAAAAGTCAACCGAGGGGACGGGTTGTGGAAAAACCCAAGAGCTGTTTCGCAGCCATTGTTCCTTTCAATATCAAACTTGTTTACTTGAAGAGAAGTCTTGTTCAGGAGCTTGTGAAGGACCCCGAAACATTTGAGACTAAAGTAGTTGGAAGCTTCATAAGAGTCAGATGTGACCCGAATGACTATCTTCAGAAAAACTCTCACCAGCTGCTGCAAGTAACAG GTTTAGAGGAGGGCTCAAATGAGGATATCCTCCTGCGAGCCTCTGGCTTTGTTGAAGACATCAGCATTCAAATGCTTTCAGATGATAACTTCACTGAG GAGGAGTGTGAGGATTTGCATCAAAGGGTAAAAGATGGCTTGCTCAAGAAACCCATGATT GCGGATATAGAGAAGATGGCAAGAATATTGCATGAGGATGTGACTAAGCAT TGGCTTGCAAGAGAACTTGTGCAGTTAAAACATCTAATTGATCGAGCTAATGAAAAGGGTTGGCGTAAAGA ACTGGATGAGTACCTACGGAAAAGGGAGAAGCTTCAGAATCCAGATGAACAGGAACGGTTATTGCGCGAAGTTCCTCAAGTTATTGCTGAGGATCTAGAATCAGAATCTATTTCACCAGAGGATCCAGATGAAAATGTAGAAAACCATGTAGAAGAGTTTTGGCAGCCTACCAGCAAGCAACCATCTAAAGATACAGATTTTTTCTCATACAAGGATACAAAACTACTGGATGTGCCGAATCCTGCAAAACCAGAAAGCGATTCTCCAACATCAATTCTTGGTCGCAGTGGATCATCAGAAGTTCCTTTTTTCAATGTGGCAACAAATGGAAGTATGTTTAACTCCATTTCTCATGGAACTGCTGCAG ATCATCAACAGCAGCCAGAGCAACTAATAGGCTTTCCATATAAAAATGGTGTTGTGTCTAACCCAGAACAATTAATAGACTTTGCACATAAGAATGATGGTGTGTCTAAGGCAGAACAACTATTAAACTTTGCATTGAAGACTAATGGGGTGTCTAAGCCAGCTGAATCGAATGGATTTAGGATCTCTGTAGCACAGCAGGCCGAGCCAGCACCACCATCTCAACCGCAGGTTATAGAGCTGAGTGACGACGACGATGACGATGAAAGTGATCAACCAATCATTACAAAAGAGGTTCAACCTTTTAATCAGTTGAAGATATGGTATTATAAAGATCCACAGGGAAATGTACAAGGACCATTTGACCTAATTTCCCTAAAACGTTGGAGTGATGCTAATTACTTTCCTTCTGATTTCAAGGTTTGGAAGGAAGGTGAAAGTCCTAGTGATGGTGGACTATTGGTGAAAATTCTTCAATCTTTACCACCTTTTCACATTTAA
- the LOC107605755 gene encoding uncharacterized protein At5g08430 isoform X1 — protein sequence MDDDVYDGSFWVEEINGEVQLETPMRKKRKYVKRKKEYDGWGSTNLIQFLQSLGFDTSRQITQNEAAALINEYVRENSLQHPTKKKRIVCDKRLHLLFGRKTIGRLKINALLESHFAANCVESDDDIYFNSDDDDNSPACETPRTTTASSERKSQPRGRVVEKPKSCFAAIVPFNIKLVYLKRSLVQELVKDPETFETKVVGSFIRVRCDPNDYLQKNSHQLLQVTGLEEGSNEDILLRASGFVEDISIQMLSDDNFTEEECEDLHQRVKDGLLKKPMIADIEKMARILHEDVTKHWLARELVQLKHLIDRANEKGWRKELDEYLRKREKLQNPDEQERLLREVPQVIAEDLESESISPEDPDENVENHVEEFWQPTSKQPSKDTDFFSYKDTKLLDVPNPAKPESDSPTSILGRSGSSEVPFFNVATNGSMFNSISHGTAAENHQQQPEQLIGFPYKNGVVSNPEQLIDFAHKNDGVSKAEQLLNFALKTNGVSKPAESNGFRISVAQQAEPAPPSQPQVIELSDDDDDDESDQPIITKEVQPFNQLKIWYYKDPQGNVQGPFDLISLKRWSDANYFPSDFKVWKEGESPSDGGLLVKILQSLPPFHI from the exons ATGGATGACGATGTTTATGATGGGTCCTTCTGGGTTGAGGAAATTAATGGCGAGGTTCAGCTTGAGACTCCTAtgagaaagaaaaggaaatatGTTAAGAGAAAGAAGGAATACGATGGTTGGGGATCAACCAATCTTATTCAGTTTCTCCAATCTCTCGGTTTTGACACAAGCAGGCAGATAACTCAGAATGAGGCTGCTGCGCTCATAAATGAGTATGTTAGGGAGAATAGCCTTCAGCATCCTACCAAAAAGAAGAGAATTGTCTGTGACAAGAGGCTGCATTTGTTGTTCGGAAGGAAGACAATTGGCCGGTTGAAGATCAATGCTTTGCTCGAGTCCCACTTTGCCGCAAACTGTGTTGAATCGGACGATGATATCTACTTCAATTCGGATGATGATGATAATTCCCCGGCATGTGAAACTCCAAGAACGACAACGGCTTCTTCGGAGAGGAAAAGTCAACCGAGGGGACGGGTTGTGGAAAAACCCAAGAGCTGTTTCGCAGCCATTGTTCCTTTCAATATCAAACTTGTTTACTTGAAGAGAAGTCTTGTTCAGGAGCTTGTGAAGGACCCCGAAACATTTGAGACTAAAGTAGTTGGAAGCTTCATAAGAGTCAGATGTGACCCGAATGACTATCTTCAGAAAAACTCTCACCAGCTGCTGCAAGTAACAG GTTTAGAGGAGGGCTCAAATGAGGATATCCTCCTGCGAGCCTCTGGCTTTGTTGAAGACATCAGCATTCAAATGCTTTCAGATGATAACTTCACTGAG GAGGAGTGTGAGGATTTGCATCAAAGGGTAAAAGATGGCTTGCTCAAGAAACCCATGATT GCGGATATAGAGAAGATGGCAAGAATATTGCATGAGGATGTGACTAAGCAT TGGCTTGCAAGAGAACTTGTGCAGTTAAAACATCTAATTGATCGAGCTAATGAAAAGGGTTGGCGTAAAGA ACTGGATGAGTACCTACGGAAAAGGGAGAAGCTTCAGAATCCAGATGAACAGGAACGGTTATTGCGCGAAGTTCCTCAAGTTATTGCTGAGGATCTAGAATCAGAATCTATTTCACCAGAGGATCCAGATGAAAATGTAGAAAACCATGTAGAAGAGTTTTGGCAGCCTACCAGCAAGCAACCATCTAAAGATACAGATTTTTTCTCATACAAGGATACAAAACTACTGGATGTGCCGAATCCTGCAAAACCAGAAAGCGATTCTCCAACATCAATTCTTGGTCGCAGTGGATCATCAGAAGTTCCTTTTTTCAATGTGGCAACAAATGGAAGTATGTTTAACTCCATTTCTCATGGAACTGCTGCAG AAAATCATCAACAGCAGCCAGAGCAACTAATAGGCTTTCCATATAAAAATGGTGTTGTGTCTAACCCAGAACAATTAATAGACTTTGCACATAAGAATGATGGTGTGTCTAAGGCAGAACAACTATTAAACTTTGCATTGAAGACTAATGGGGTGTCTAAGCCAGCTGAATCGAATGGATTTAGGATCTCTGTAGCACAGCAGGCCGAGCCAGCACCACCATCTCAACCGCAGGTTATAGAGCTGAGTGACGACGACGATGACGATGAAAGTGATCAACCAATCATTACAAAAGAGGTTCAACCTTTTAATCAGTTGAAGATATGGTATTATAAAGATCCACAGGGAAATGTACAAGGACCATTTGACCTAATTTCCCTAAAACGTTGGAGTGATGCTAATTACTTTCCTTCTGATTTCAAGGTTTGGAAGGAAGGTGAAAGTCCTAGTGATGGTGGACTATTGGTGAAAATTCTTCAATCTTTACCACCTTTTCACATTTAA
- the LOC107647824 gene encoding LOW QUALITY PROTEIN: psbP domain-containing protein 4, chloroplastic (The sequence of the model RefSeq protein was modified relative to this genomic sequence to represent the inferred CDS: inserted 2 bases in 1 codon) — MATALSTTCFLSWRTHHQVNIQPSPLQNGVQRASADSVSKGSXVCFPGECFAVVKQGLLAGRIPGLSEPDENGWRTYRRPDDKSGGHGVGWSPIIPYAFRVPEEWEEVPVSIADLGGTEIDLRFANSKQGRLFVVVAPVLRFADNLGDDATIEKIGPPEKVINAFGPEMIGDNVEGKVLSSDVAEHDGRTYYQFELEPPHIFITATAAGNRLYLFGVTGSGLQWKRHYNDLKKIAESFRVV; from the exons ATGGCAACAGCCTTGTCCACAACCTGTTTTCTTTCCTGGAGGACCCACCATCAAGTGAATATACAACCCTCTCCATTACAAAATGGAGTTCAAAGAGCTTCAGCAGATTCAGTATCAAAGGGGAG TGTTTGTTTTCCAGGGGAGTGTTTTGCGGTTGTGAAACAAGGTCTTCTAGCAGGGAGAATCCCTGGCCTGTCAGAGCCAGACGAAAATG GTTGGAGGACATACCGCAGGCCAGATGATAAGTCCGGTGGACATGGTGTTGGATGGAGTCCTATTATACCATACGCTTTCCGAGTACCTGAGGAATGGGAAGAG GTACCAGTATCAATAGCAGATCTTGGTGGCACTGAGATAGATTTGAGATTTGCAAACTCTAAGCAAGGGCGTCTGTTTGTCGTTGTTGCTCCTGTTCTTAGATTTGCTGATA ATCTTGGTGATGATGCTACAATAGAAAAAATCGGACCTCCAGAGAAAGTCATCAATGCATTTGGTCCGGAAATGATTGGGGACAATGTCGAGGGGAAGGTTCTAAGTTCAGACGTAGCAGAACACGATGGAAGAACATACTACCAGTTTGAGCTAGAGCCGCCTCATATTTTTATTACTGCTACTGCAGCTGGAAATCGCTTGTACTTGTTTGGTGTAACAGGCAGTG GTCTTCAGTGGAAGAGACACTACAATGATTTGAAGAAGATAGCTGAGTCTTTTCGAGTTGTATAA